In Eupeodes corollae chromosome 3, idEupCoro1.1, whole genome shotgun sequence, a single genomic region encodes these proteins:
- the LOC129950179 gene encoding NF-kappa-B essential modulator isoform X2, giving the protein MSDEESFVILGTSPTSSMDTINSLPMVSDPVAMKEALKDAETTPLNGIVKLNDSGLSQSQFTASTSSDGSQYSIVHNGNAAKVTTNGTSDVDGALIADCVSSTPSKLLTSVAKSLPEESVTSNKDESIAKKLPTSNGMDTSAMTTSVKPPNSESSLAASFILGEVNSDILKASVYSQFPSICSMGACTEDVMKLQSMMSEYMELKKTLLNTNITMKQLYDQTQKWKADVKAMEDERKVEIAKLRNENLELRRDLDLKVEQININEEARRKEHEEFIQSLSDKTAQIENMSTQIQKLEQQQLASASSNTTNESSEEAAGATPVPEYVTMLEHKRVVKDFERQMSAIVAENLQLKDMQNLYIDEINCLKVSLVAAEELQKQSEADIKFLKASDEDKSEIFKKFEAERKSLRVDLDVLTQQLEIYCRDFKIEQEARENLANEKDQLLADLRELQRKNQGLIEEAQKKYEEHTKQVMAATGAFPKTRTQTMTSSSASSSRSSIYSPENNFNCPLCGKIFKTLCILQTHVNECLDGN; this is encoded by the exons ATGTCTGACGAGGAATCCTTTGTTATCTTGGGCACGTCGCCAACATCATCCATGGACACTATCAATTCTCTACCGATGGTATCGGATCCCGTGGCAATGAAGGAAGCTCTCAAAGACGCTGAAACTACTCCACTAAATGGTATAGTGAAGCTCAATGACAGTGGACTGTCCCAGAGTCAGTTTACGGCATCGACGTCTTCCGATGGAAGTCAATACAGCATTGTCCACAATGGCAACGCAGCTAAGGTAACGACAAATGGAACCAGTGATGTGGATGGTGCGCTAATAGCTGATTGTGTATCATCGACTCCGTCGAAATTACTTACATCAGTTGCAAAGTCTCTTCCCGAGGAGAGTGTCACATCAAACAAGGACGAAAGCATTGCTAAGAAGCTGCCGACATCGAATGGAATGGACACATCCGCAATGACGACTTCTGTCAAGCCACCAAACTCAGAGTCATCGCTGGCGGCTAGTTTCATTTTGGGTGAAGTAAACTCTGACATTCTGAAAGCGAGTGTTTACTCTCAGTTTCCAAGTATCTGTTCCATGGGCGCCTGCACCGAAGATGTGATGAAGCTACAGAGTATGATGTCCGAATATATGGAATTGAAGA aAACTCTTCTTAATACAAACATCACCATGAAACAGTTATATGATCAGACACAAAAGTGGAAGGCCGATGTCAAGGCCATGGAAGATGAGCGTAAAGTTGAAATAGCCAAG CTTCGCAACGAAAATCTAGAACTTCGTCGAG ACCTTGATTTGAAAGTTGAACAAATAAATATCAACGAAGAAGCCAGACGCAAAGAACACGAAGAGTTCATTCAAAGTCTCTCTGATAAGACggctcaaattgaaaatatgagtacacaaattcaaaaattggaaCAACAACAATTG GCCTCGGCGTCGTCCAACACCACCAATGAATCCAGTGAAGAAGCAGCCGGAGCTACACCTGTTCCAGAATACGTAACTATGTTGGAACATAAACGTGttgtaaaagattttgaaagacAGATGTCAGCTATTGTTGCTGAGAATTTGCAACTTAAAGATATG CAAAATCTTTATATTGATGAGATCAACTGCCTAAAAGTAAGTTTGGTTGCTGCTGAGGAATTGCAAAAGCAATCCGAGgcagatataaaattccttaaaGCTAGTGACGAGGATAAGagtgaaatatttaagaaattcgAAGCTGAACGCAAAAGTCTTCGTGTTGATCTTGATGTTTTGACACAGCAACTCGAAATCTATTGTCGGGATTTTAAAATCGAGCAAGAAGCCCGAGAGAATCTAGCAAATGAAAAAGATCAGTTGCTTGCTGATTTGCGTGAGTTGCAAAGGAAAAATCAAGGACTCATTGAAGAAGCTCAGAAAAA atACGAAGAACATACCAAACAAGTTATGGCCGCAACAGGAGCTTTCCCCAAGACCAGAACCCAAACGATGACATCTTCATCTGCATCTTCGTCCAGGTCGAGT atTTACTCCCccgaaaacaatttcaattgtcCATTGTGTGGTAAAATCTTCAAGACTCTGTGTATCCTACAAACTCATGTAAATGAATGCTTGGATGgaaattag
- the LOC129950179 gene encoding NF-kappa-B essential modulator isoform X1, whose translation MSDEESFVILGTSPTSSMDTINSLPMVSDPVAMKEALKDAETTPLNGIVKLNDSGLSQSQFTASTSSDGSQYSIVHNGNAAKVTTNGTSDVDGALIADCVSSTPSKLLTSVAKSLPEESVTSNKDESIAKKLPTSNGMDTSAMTTSVKPPNSESSLAASFILGEVNSDILKASVYSQFPSICSMGACTEDVMKLQSMMSEYMELKKTLLNTNITMKQLYDQTQKWKADVKAMEDERKVEIAKLRNENLELRRDLDLKVEQININEEARRKEHEEFIQSLSDKTAQIENMSTQIQKLEQQQLASFEFIPKNETEQASASSNTTNESSEEAAGATPVPEYVTMLEHKRVVKDFERQMSAIVAENLQLKDMQNLYIDEINCLKVSLVAAEELQKQSEADIKFLKASDEDKSEIFKKFEAERKSLRVDLDVLTQQLEIYCRDFKIEQEARENLANEKDQLLADLRELQRKNQGLIEEAQKKYEEHTKQVMAATGAFPKTRTQTMTSSSASSSRSSIYSPENNFNCPLCGKIFKTLCILQTHVNECLDGN comes from the exons ATGTCTGACGAGGAATCCTTTGTTATCTTGGGCACGTCGCCAACATCATCCATGGACACTATCAATTCTCTACCGATGGTATCGGATCCCGTGGCAATGAAGGAAGCTCTCAAAGACGCTGAAACTACTCCACTAAATGGTATAGTGAAGCTCAATGACAGTGGACTGTCCCAGAGTCAGTTTACGGCATCGACGTCTTCCGATGGAAGTCAATACAGCATTGTCCACAATGGCAACGCAGCTAAGGTAACGACAAATGGAACCAGTGATGTGGATGGTGCGCTAATAGCTGATTGTGTATCATCGACTCCGTCGAAATTACTTACATCAGTTGCAAAGTCTCTTCCCGAGGAGAGTGTCACATCAAACAAGGACGAAAGCATTGCTAAGAAGCTGCCGACATCGAATGGAATGGACACATCCGCAATGACGACTTCTGTCAAGCCACCAAACTCAGAGTCATCGCTGGCGGCTAGTTTCATTTTGGGTGAAGTAAACTCTGACATTCTGAAAGCGAGTGTTTACTCTCAGTTTCCAAGTATCTGTTCCATGGGCGCCTGCACCGAAGATGTGATGAAGCTACAGAGTATGATGTCCGAATATATGGAATTGAAGA aAACTCTTCTTAATACAAACATCACCATGAAACAGTTATATGATCAGACACAAAAGTGGAAGGCCGATGTCAAGGCCATGGAAGATGAGCGTAAAGTTGAAATAGCCAAG CTTCGCAACGAAAATCTAGAACTTCGTCGAG ACCTTGATTTGAAAGTTGAACAAATAAATATCAACGAAGAAGCCAGACGCAAAGAACACGAAGAGTTCATTCAAAGTCTCTCTGATAAGACggctcaaattgaaaatatgagtacacaaattcaaaaattggaaCAACAACAATTG gcttcttttgaatttattccaaaaaatgaaACGGAACAGGCCTCGGCGTCGTCCAACACCACCAATGAATCCAGTGAAGAAGCAGCCGGAGCTACACCTGTTCCAGAATACGTAACTATGTTGGAACATAAACGTGttgtaaaagattttgaaagacAGATGTCAGCTATTGTTGCTGAGAATTTGCAACTTAAAGATATG CAAAATCTTTATATTGATGAGATCAACTGCCTAAAAGTAAGTTTGGTTGCTGCTGAGGAATTGCAAAAGCAATCCGAGgcagatataaaattccttaaaGCTAGTGACGAGGATAAGagtgaaatatttaagaaattcgAAGCTGAACGCAAAAGTCTTCGTGTTGATCTTGATGTTTTGACACAGCAACTCGAAATCTATTGTCGGGATTTTAAAATCGAGCAAGAAGCCCGAGAGAATCTAGCAAATGAAAAAGATCAGTTGCTTGCTGATTTGCGTGAGTTGCAAAGGAAAAATCAAGGACTCATTGAAGAAGCTCAGAAAAA atACGAAGAACATACCAAACAAGTTATGGCCGCAACAGGAGCTTTCCCCAAGACCAGAACCCAAACGATGACATCTTCATCTGCATCTTCGTCCAGGTCGAGT atTTACTCCCccgaaaacaatttcaattgtcCATTGTGTGGTAAAATCTTCAAGACTCTGTGTATCCTACAAACTCATGTAAATGAATGCTTGGATGgaaattag